A portion of the Achromobacter sp. MFA1 R4 genome contains these proteins:
- the ilvC gene encoding ketol-acid reductoisomerase: MKVFYDKDCDLSLIKGKTVAIIGYGSQGHAHALNLHESGVKVVVGLRKGGASWNKAANAGLEVKEVADAVKSADIVMMLLPDENIASVYNKEVHGNIKAGAALAFAHGFNVHYGQVVPREDIDVIMIAPKAPGHTVRNTYKQGGGVPHLVAVYQDKSGAARDVALSYASANGGGRAGIIETNFREETETDLFGEQAVLCGGTVELIKAGFDTLVEAGYAPEMAYFECLHELKLIVDLIYEGGIANMNYSISNNAEFGEYETGPKIVTEETRKAMRQCLTDIQTGEYAKKFILENAAGAPTLTSRRRINAESQIEQVGGKLRAMMPWIAANKLVDKSKN; this comes from the coding sequence ATGAAAGTTTTCTACGACAAAGACTGCGATCTGTCCCTCATCAAAGGCAAGACCGTCGCCATCATCGGCTACGGCTCGCAAGGCCACGCGCACGCGCTGAACCTGCATGAGTCGGGCGTGAAGGTCGTCGTCGGCCTGCGCAAGGGCGGCGCCTCGTGGAACAAGGCCGCCAACGCCGGCCTGGAAGTCAAGGAAGTCGCGGACGCCGTCAAGTCGGCCGACATCGTCATGATGCTGCTGCCCGACGAAAACATCGCCTCGGTCTACAACAAGGAAGTCCACGGCAACATCAAGGCCGGCGCCGCCCTGGCGTTCGCCCACGGCTTCAACGTCCACTACGGCCAGGTCGTGCCGCGTGAAGACATCGACGTCATCATGATCGCCCCCAAGGCCCCGGGCCACACGGTGCGCAACACGTACAAGCAGGGCGGCGGCGTGCCCCACCTGGTGGCCGTGTACCAGGACAAGTCGGGCGCCGCGCGCGACGTGGCCCTGTCGTACGCCAGCGCCAACGGCGGCGGCCGTGCCGGCATCATCGAAACCAACTTCCGCGAAGAAACCGAAACCGACCTGTTCGGCGAACAGGCCGTGCTGTGCGGCGGTACCGTCGAACTGATCAAGGCCGGTTTCGACACGCTGGTGGAAGCCGGCTACGCGCCCGAAATGGCTTACTTCGAGTGCCTGCACGAACTGAAGCTGATCGTCGACCTGATCTATGAAGGCGGCATCGCCAACATGAACTACTCGATTTCGAACAACGCCGAATTCGGCGAATACGAAACGGGCCCCAAGATCGTCACGGAAGAAACCCGCAAGGCCATGCGCCAGTGCCTGACGGACATCCAGACCGGCGAATACGCCAAGAAGTTCATCCTGGAAAACGCCGCCGGCGCCCCGACGCTGACCTCGCGCCGCCGCATCAACGCGGAATCGCAGATCGAGCAGGTGGGTGGCAAGCTGCGCGCCATGATGCCCTGGATCGCCGCCAACAAGCTGGTGGACAAGTCCAAGAACTGA
- the pssA gene encoding CDP-diacylglycerol--serine O-phosphatidyltransferase gives MPNFSMRDSENRHRSIYLLPNAFTTAALFAGFYAVVQAMNDRFEVAAIAIFVAMVLDGMDGRVARLTNTQSAFGEQYDSLSDMTSFGVAPALVMYEWILNDLGRWGWLAAFVYVSGAALRLARFNTNIAVVDKRFFQGLPSPAAAALVAGFVWLAVDNKLPIHDSLMAWVAFTLTMYAGITMVSNAPFFSGKSFALGRSVPFWGILLVVAVFVFVSSDPPVVLFGLFVLYGLSGWVTWAWRWNKVRRLQQERRGHSS, from the coding sequence ATGCCCAATTTTTCCATGCGCGATTCCGAGAACCGCCACCGGAGCATCTACTTGCTCCCGAACGCGTTCACCACCGCCGCTTTGTTCGCCGGGTTCTATGCCGTTGTGCAGGCCATGAACGACCGCTTCGAAGTCGCCGCCATCGCCATTTTCGTTGCCATGGTCCTGGATGGCATGGACGGCCGGGTGGCCCGCCTGACCAATACGCAGTCCGCGTTCGGCGAGCAATACGACTCGCTGTCGGACATGACGTCCTTTGGCGTGGCGCCCGCGCTCGTCATGTACGAATGGATCCTGAACGACCTGGGCCGCTGGGGCTGGTTGGCGGCGTTTGTCTACGTCTCCGGCGCCGCGCTGCGCCTGGCGCGCTTCAACACCAATATCGCCGTGGTCGACAAGCGATTCTTCCAGGGGCTGCCCAGCCCGGCCGCCGCGGCGCTGGTGGCGGGTTTCGTCTGGCTGGCCGTCGACAACAAGTTGCCCATCCATGACAGCCTGATGGCCTGGGTGGCCTTTACGCTCACCATGTACGCGGGCATCACCATGGTGTCGAACGCGCCGTTCTTCAGCGGCAAGAGCTTCGCGCTGGGCCGCAGCGTGCCGTTCTGGGGCATCCTGCTCGTCGTCGCGGTGTTCGTGTTCGTGTCCAGCGATCCTCCGGTGGTCCTCTTCGGCCTGTTCGTGCTCTATGGCCTGTCGGGCTGGGTCACGTGGGCATGGCGCTGGAACAAGGTGCGCCGCCTGCAGCAGGAGCGCCGGGGCCACTCGTCCTGA
- the rpsO gene encoding 30S ribosomal protein S15: MSVADIKKSDIVAQFQRAQGDTGSPEVQVALLTARINELTGHFKEHMKDHHSRRGLLRMVSRRRKLLDYLKGRNPDSYRALIEKLGLRK; this comes from the coding sequence ATGTCTGTAGCTGACATCAAGAAATCCGATATCGTTGCGCAATTCCAACGCGCTCAAGGCGATACCGGCTCCCCCGAAGTCCAGGTGGCTCTGCTCACCGCCCGTATCAACGAACTGACTGGTCACTTCAAAGAACACATGAAGGACCATCACTCGCGCCGCGGTCTGCTGCGTATGGTCAGCCGTCGCCGCAAGCTGCTCGACTATCTCAAGGGCCGCAATCCCGATTCGTACCGCGCACTGATCGAAAAACTCGGTCTGCGCAAGTGA
- the pnp gene encoding polyribonucleotide nucleotidyltransferase, with protein sequence MFNKVTKSFQYGQHTVVLETGEIARQASGAVVVSIEDTVVLATVVASKKAKPGQTFFPLTVDYIEKTYAAGRIPGGFFKREGKPSEKETLTSRLIDRPLRPLFPEDFYNEVQVVLHTLSVNPEIDPDIPAMIGASAALAISGIPFNGPIGAARVGYIDGQYTINPTASDLKSSKLNLVVAGTENAVLMVESEADQLSEEVMLGGVVYGHQQMQTVINAIHELVKDAGKPDWEWQAPAKDEALIAAVTAAAQEGLNAAYQIREKQARTTKLREVYSDVSAKLAAAAAEKGESAPDAVTVDNILFSLESAIVRGQILNGEPRIDGRDTRTVRPISVRLGVLPRAHGSALFTRGETQALVVATLGTKQDEQIIDALMGEYRDRFMMHYNMPPFATGETGRIGVPKRREIGHGRLAKRSLVPLLPAPEDFQYTIRLVSEITESNGSSSMASVCGGSLAMMDAGVPVKDHVAGVAMGLILDGGKFAVLTDILGDEDHLGDMDFKVAGTENGVTALQMDIKIQGITKEIMQVALDQAREGRLHILGKMKEALDGSRGELSAFAPRMLTIKINPEKIRDVIGKGGATIRALTEETGTQIDISDDGTIVIASVDETQAKEAQRRIVELTADVEVGQIYEGSVLRLLDFGAIVQVLPGRDGLLHISEIANYRIANINDVLKVGQQVRVKVIEADDKGRLRLSIKAIGGIEQQQPAAAPEAAPQSEPQAE encoded by the coding sequence ATGTTCAATAAAGTGACTAAATCGTTCCAGTACGGCCAGCACACGGTCGTCCTGGAAACTGGCGAGATCGCTCGCCAGGCCTCCGGCGCCGTGGTGGTGTCGATCGAGGACACCGTCGTCCTGGCCACTGTCGTGGCTTCCAAGAAGGCCAAGCCGGGCCAGACGTTCTTCCCGCTGACCGTCGACTACATCGAAAAGACCTACGCCGCCGGCCGCATCCCGGGTGGGTTCTTCAAGCGCGAAGGCAAGCCGTCCGAAAAGGAAACGCTGACCTCGCGCCTGATCGACCGTCCCCTGCGTCCGCTGTTCCCCGAAGACTTCTACAACGAAGTCCAGGTGGTCCTGCACACGCTGTCGGTCAATCCTGAAATCGATCCCGACATCCCCGCCATGATCGGCGCCTCCGCCGCGCTGGCCATCTCGGGCATCCCGTTCAACGGCCCGATCGGCGCCGCGCGCGTGGGTTACATCGATGGTCAGTACACCATCAACCCGACCGCCTCGGACCTGAAGTCGTCCAAGCTGAACCTGGTTGTCGCCGGTACCGAAAACGCCGTGCTGATGGTGGAATCGGAAGCTGACCAGCTGTCCGAAGAAGTCATGCTGGGCGGCGTGGTCTACGGCCACCAGCAAATGCAGACCGTCATCAACGCCATTCACGAATTGGTGAAGGACGCTGGCAAGCCCGATTGGGAATGGCAAGCTCCCGCCAAGGACGAGGCCCTGATCGCCGCGGTCACCGCCGCTGCCCAGGAAGGCCTGAACGCCGCCTACCAGATCCGCGAAAAGCAGGCTCGCACCACCAAGCTGCGCGAAGTCTACTCGGACGTGTCGGCCAAGCTGGCCGCCGCTGCCGCCGAAAAGGGCGAATCCGCCCCGGACGCCGTCACGGTCGACAACATCCTGTTCTCGCTGGAATCGGCCATCGTCCGCGGCCAGATCCTGAACGGCGAGCCGCGCATCGACGGCCGCGACACCCGCACGGTGCGCCCGATCAGCGTGCGCCTGGGCGTGCTGCCCCGCGCGCACGGCAGCGCCCTGTTCACCCGCGGTGAAACCCAGGCGCTGGTCGTGGCCACGCTGGGCACCAAGCAGGACGAGCAGATCATCGACGCGCTCATGGGCGAATACCGTGACCGCTTCATGATGCACTACAACATGCCTCCGTTCGCCACCGGCGAAACGGGCCGCATCGGTGTGCCCAAGCGCCGTGAAATCGGCCACGGCCGCCTCGCCAAGCGCTCGCTGGTGCCGCTGCTGCCGGCGCCCGAAGACTTCCAGTACACGATCCGCCTCGTGTCGGAAATCACCGAATCCAACGGCTCCTCGTCGATGGCCTCGGTCTGCGGCGGCTCGCTCGCCATGATGGACGCCGGCGTGCCGGTCAAGGATCACGTGGCCGGCGTGGCCATGGGCCTGATCCTGGACGGCGGCAAGTTCGCCGTGCTGACGGACATCCTGGGCGACGAAGATCACCTGGGCGACATGGACTTCAAGGTTGCGGGCACCGAAAACGGCGTCACCGCACTGCAGATGGACATCAAGATCCAGGGCATCACCAAGGAAATCATGCAGGTTGCGCTGGACCAGGCCCGCGAAGGCCGTCTGCACATCCTCGGCAAGATGAAGGAAGCCCTGGACGGTTCGCGCGGCGAGCTGTCGGCTTTCGCGCCGCGCATGCTGACCATCAAGATCAACCCCGAGAAGATCCGTGACGTGATCGGCAAGGGCGGCGCCACCATCCGCGCGCTGACCGAAGAGACCGGCACGCAGATCGACATCTCCGACGACGGCACGATCGTGATCGCCAGCGTCGACGAAACGCAGGCCAAGGAAGCCCAACGCCGCATCGTCGAACTGACCGCCGACGTCGAAGTGGGCCAGATCTACGAAGGCTCGGTCCTGCGCCTGCTGGACTTCGGCGCCATCGTGCAAGTGCTGCCGGGCCGCGACGGCCTGCTGCACATCTCCGAAATCGCCAACTACCGCATCGCGAACATCAACGATGTGCTGAAGGTCGGCCAGCAAGTCCGCGTCAAGGTCATCGAGGCCGACGACAAGGGCCGCCTGCGCCTGTCCATCAAGGCGATCGGCGGCATCGAGCAGCAGCAGCCCGCTGCCGCTCCCGAAGCTGCCCCCCAATCGGAACCGCAAGCCGAATAA
- a CDS encoding threonine ammonia-lyase, whose translation MIDIASIQTARDNLRGQVLKTPFTLSRTLSDIFGAEIWLKFENLQFTASFKERGALNRMLTLSDEERAKGVIAVSAGNHAQGVAYHAQRMGVPAVIVMPRFTPTVKVANTRRFGAEVVLAGDTFDDAKARGYELARERGLIMIHPYDDEAVIAGQGTVALEMLEDQPALDTLVIAIGGGGLISGIATAAKAVKPGIEIVGVQTERFPAMYAAVKGTTMPPGQYTIAEGIAVKSPGDLTLPIVQRLVDRIELVSEADIEHAIVVLLEIEKTVVEGAGAAGLAALLRAQEEGSDRYKGKRIGLVLTGGNIDPLMLGELIERGMVRAGRLARIRVDLRDLPGALAHATKLIADAQANITEVHHQRAFTSLPVRNVEVDFVLQTRGPEHIQEVIDILNAAGFAASNHDH comes from the coding sequence GTGATCGATATCGCCTCCATCCAGACCGCCCGCGACAACCTGCGCGGCCAGGTGCTGAAGACCCCATTTACCCTGTCGCGCACGCTGTCCGACATCTTCGGTGCCGAAATCTGGCTGAAGTTCGAGAATCTGCAGTTCACCGCCTCTTTCAAGGAACGGGGCGCGCTGAACCGCATGCTCACGCTCTCGGACGAGGAGCGCGCCAAGGGCGTGATCGCCGTGTCGGCCGGCAACCACGCGCAGGGCGTGGCCTATCATGCGCAGCGCATGGGCGTGCCCGCCGTGATCGTGATGCCGCGCTTCACGCCGACCGTCAAGGTCGCCAACACGCGGCGGTTCGGTGCGGAAGTCGTCCTGGCGGGCGACACCTTTGACGACGCCAAGGCGCGCGGCTACGAGCTGGCGCGCGAACGCGGCCTCATCATGATCCATCCCTACGACGACGAAGCCGTGATCGCGGGGCAGGGAACGGTCGCGCTGGAAATGCTGGAAGACCAGCCGGCGCTCGACACGCTCGTCATCGCCATCGGCGGGGGCGGCCTGATTTCGGGCATCGCCACGGCTGCCAAGGCGGTCAAGCCCGGCATCGAGATCGTCGGCGTCCAGACCGAGCGCTTTCCCGCCATGTACGCGGCGGTCAAGGGGACGACCATGCCGCCCGGGCAGTACACCATCGCCGAGGGCATCGCCGTCAAGTCGCCCGGCGACCTGACGCTGCCCATCGTGCAGCGGCTGGTCGACCGCATCGAACTGGTCAGCGAGGCGGACATCGAACACGCCATCGTGGTGCTGCTGGAAATCGAAAAGACCGTCGTCGAAGGGGCGGGGGCCGCCGGCCTGGCGGCGCTGCTGCGCGCCCAGGAAGAAGGCAGCGACCGCTACAAGGGCAAGCGCATCGGGCTGGTCCTGACCGGCGGCAATATCGATCCGCTGATGCTGGGCGAACTCATCGAGCGGGGCATGGTGCGCGCCGGCCGCCTGGCCCGCATTCGCGTCGACCTGCGCGATCTGCCGGGGGCGTTGGCCCATGCCACCAAGCTCATCGCCGATGCCCAGGCCAACATCACCGAGGTCCATCACCAGCGCGCGTTTACCTCCTTGCCGGTGCGCAATGTCGAGGTCGACTTCGTGCTCCAGACGCGCGGTCCCGAGCACATCCAGGAAGTGATCGACATCCTGAATGCGGCGGGCTTTGCCGCCAGCAATCACGATCATTGA
- a CDS encoding tripartite tricarboxylate transporter TctB family protein, translated as MFIVLGGAFAVQATQYSMGSAARMGPGYFPFWLGIVLALMGATVLMSALSPRAETTTVSRYDFRILFLVVGSVFLYGFALRYLGLYLSVFMLVVISSVASHEFNWKVAVANGLFLVAFSYLAFIRGLGLIFPLWPSVLTN; from the coding sequence ATGTTCATTGTTTTGGGGGGAGCCTTTGCCGTGCAGGCTACCCAGTACTCCATGGGCAGCGCCGCCCGCATGGGGCCGGGCTACTTTCCGTTCTGGCTGGGCATCGTGCTGGCGCTGATGGGCGCGACGGTGCTGATGAGCGCCTTGTCGCCGCGTGCCGAGACCACCACGGTCAGCCGCTACGACTTCCGCATCCTCTTCCTGGTGGTCGGCTCGGTCTTTCTCTATGGCTTTGCGCTGCGCTATCTGGGGCTGTATCTCTCGGTCTTCATGCTGGTCGTCATCAGCAGCGTCGCCAGCCACGAATTCAACTGGAAGGTCGCCGTCGCCAACGGCCTGTTCCTCGTGGCGTTTTCCTACCTTGCGTTCATTCGCGGGTTGGGACTGATCTTTCCGCTGTGGCCCAGCGTGCTCACCAATTAA
- a CDS encoding tripartite tricarboxylate transporter permease, protein MELLQNLMLGFSVAFTPENLTYAFIGCLLGTLVGVLPGLGPVPTIAMLLPITYVLPPTAGLIMLAGIYYGTQYGGSTTAILVNLPGETSAVVTVLDGHQMARNGRAGAALSLAAIGSFFAGSVATVLIAAFAPPLAEVAFAFGPAEYFSLMALGLIGAVVLASGSLPKAICMILLGLLLGMVGTDVNSGVARYDFSIPELQDGIDFAIVAMGVFGLSEIMSNLELKENRVEITDKVGSLYPSRQEFREAAPAIVRGTALGSALGILPGGGSVLSAFASYTMEKKLSKEPERFGKGHPAGLAGPESANNAGAQTSFIPLLTLGIPGNAVMALMVGAMTIHNIQPGPQVMSSHPELFWGLIASMWIGNLMLVVLNLPLIGIWVKLLRVPYRMLFPAILVFCTIGVYSLNYNAFDIFMFAIFGIVGYVWSKLGCEGAPLLLGLVLGPMMEENFRRALLLSRGEFSTFVTRPLSATLLGLAVILLVLVALPALRKKREEAFVEVD, encoded by the coding sequence ATGGAACTGCTTCAGAACCTGATGCTGGGGTTTTCGGTGGCTTTCACGCCGGAAAACCTGACTTACGCCTTCATCGGCTGCCTGCTGGGCACGCTGGTCGGCGTCCTGCCGGGCCTGGGCCCGGTGCCCACCATCGCCATGCTGCTGCCCATCACCTATGTGCTGCCGCCCACCGCGGGCCTCATCATGCTGGCCGGCATCTATTACGGCACCCAATACGGCGGCTCGACCACGGCCATCCTGGTGAACCTGCCGGGCGAGACCTCGGCGGTGGTGACCGTGCTGGACGGGCACCAGATGGCCCGCAACGGCCGCGCCGGCGCCGCGTTATCGCTGGCCGCCATCGGTTCGTTCTTTGCGGGCAGCGTGGCCACCGTGCTGATCGCCGCCTTCGCGCCGCCGCTGGCCGAAGTGGCGTTCGCGTTCGGCCCGGCCGAGTACTTCTCGCTGATGGCCCTGGGCCTGATCGGCGCCGTGGTGTTGGCCTCGGGCTCGCTGCCCAAGGCCATCTGCATGATCCTGCTGGGCCTCTTGCTGGGCATGGTGGGCACCGACGTCAACTCGGGCGTCGCGCGCTATGACTTCAGCATCCCGGAACTGCAGGACGGCATCGACTTTGCCATCGTGGCCATGGGCGTGTTCGGCCTGTCGGAAATCATGAGCAATCTAGAGCTCAAGGAGAACCGGGTCGAGATCACCGACAAGGTCGGGTCGCTGTATCCCAGCCGCCAGGAATTCCGCGAGGCCGCGCCGGCCATCGTGCGCGGCACCGCGCTGGGCTCGGCCCTGGGCATCCTGCCCGGCGGCGGGTCGGTGCTGTCGGCCTTCGCGTCCTACACGATGGAAAAGAAGCTCTCGAAGGAACCGGAGCGTTTCGGCAAGGGCCATCCCGCCGGGCTGGCGGGTCCCGAGTCCGCCAACAACGCGGGCGCGCAGACCTCGTTCATCCCGCTGCTGACCCTGGGCATCCCGGGCAATGCGGTGATGGCGCTGATGGTGGGCGCGATGACCATCCACAACATCCAGCCGGGGCCGCAGGTCATGTCCAGCCACCCCGAGCTCTTCTGGGGCCTGATCGCCTCGATGTGGATCGGCAACCTGATGCTGGTGGTGCTGAACCTGCCCCTGATCGGCATCTGGGTGAAACTGCTGCGCGTGCCTTACCGCATGCTGTTCCCCGCGATCCTGGTGTTCTGCACGATCGGCGTGTATTCACTGAACTACAACGCGTTCGACATCTTCATGTTCGCCATCTTCGGCATCGTGGGCTACGTCTGGAGCAAGCTGGGCTGCGAAGGCGCGCCGCTGCTGCTTGGCCTGGTGCTGGGTCCGATGATGGAAGAGAACTTCCGCCGGGCGCTGCTGCTGTCGCGCGGCGAATTCTCCACCTTCGTCACGCGGCCGCTGTCGGCCACGCTGCTTGGCTTGGCCGTCATTCTGCTGGTCCTGGTCGCGCTGCCCGCGCTGCGCAAGAAACGCGAGGAAGCCTTCGTCGAGGTCGACTGA
- a CDS encoding PIN domain-containing protein, translating into MTSPPSSPPFIVLDACVLMSGILRRLLLRLAEAGVFQPVWTERIGEEWRRNACRIWDIPPEVMAEFWVDMNARFPGAMETDTQVYEASLRYSDPKDFHVIAAGLARRARCGLPQTPTVQVLTWNLKDFNRSELRRQGLDVYNPDRMLVQWWHAGSANMQDAIAMIPADYVALGREPEPLTATLHRERLYGLKNLVARQ; encoded by the coding sequence TTGACCTCCCCCCCGTCCTCCCCGCCGTTCATCGTCCTGGACGCCTGCGTCCTCATGTCTGGAATCCTGCGCCGGCTGTTGCTGCGGCTGGCCGAGGCCGGGGTGTTCCAGCCGGTCTGGACCGAACGCATCGGCGAGGAATGGCGCCGCAATGCCTGCCGCATCTGGGACATCCCGCCGGAGGTGATGGCCGAATTCTGGGTCGACATGAATGCGCGGTTTCCGGGGGCCATGGAAACCGACACGCAGGTCTATGAGGCGTCGCTGCGCTACAGCGACCCCAAGGACTTCCATGTCATCGCGGCGGGACTGGCGCGGCGCGCCCGTTGCGGGCTGCCTCAGACGCCGACGGTGCAGGTCCTGACCTGGAACCTGAAGGATTTCAACCGGTCGGAGCTGCGCCGCCAGGGTTTGGACGTCTACAACCCGGACCGGATGCTGGTGCAGTGGTGGCACGCGGGGTCCGCGAACATGCAGGACGCCATCGCCATGATCCCGGCCGATTATGTGGCGCTGGGCCGCGAGCCCGAGCCCTTGACCGCCACCCTGCACCGCGAGCGCCTGTACGGCCTGAAGAACCTGGTGGCCCGGCAGTAA
- the icmH gene encoding type IVB secretion system protein IcmH/DotU: MKPIKNAHSGPGGFLRTSPVAVIDQKGIIAFDTIENIDRDADLGFQLRGHGYNPLVDGALPLFGLVIRLRKLDAYEGIEQLYGAVRDQISALDEEIRQHGYDSATQLAYRYALCTFIDEAVMGTPWGAHSRWAERSLLSVNHNETWGGEKFFTVLSRMMMDPAKYRDVLEFKYLCLCLGFKGKYGMQHNQVEALQSIITKLHRELRAMRGETPEALTDAQENIVSSRYRVGRLWPWWTPWVGALALLVVVYAVFATSLHGTSELVLKALDEILKK; this comes from the coding sequence ATGAAACCCATCAAGAATGCCCATTCCGGTCCTGGCGGATTTTTGCGCACCAGTCCCGTCGCGGTGATCGACCAGAAAGGAATAATCGCGTTCGACACCATCGAGAATATAGACCGCGACGCCGATCTGGGATTCCAGCTTCGCGGACACGGCTACAACCCCCTGGTGGACGGGGCGCTGCCGTTATTCGGACTGGTCATCCGCCTGCGCAAGCTTGACGCCTACGAAGGCATCGAACAGTTATACGGCGCCGTGCGCGACCAGATTTCCGCACTGGACGAAGAAATCCGCCAGCACGGCTATGACAGCGCCACGCAGCTCGCCTATCGCTATGCGCTGTGCACCTTCATCGACGAGGCGGTCATGGGCACGCCGTGGGGCGCGCATTCGCGCTGGGCCGAGCGGTCGCTGCTCAGCGTGAATCACAACGAAACCTGGGGCGGGGAAAAGTTCTTCACGGTGCTTTCGCGCATGATGATGGACCCGGCCAAATACCGCGACGTGCTGGAATTCAAATACCTGTGCCTGTGCCTGGGATTCAAAGGCAAATACGGCATGCAACATAATCAGGTCGAAGCGCTCCAGTCGATTATTACCAAACTGCACCGGGAACTGCGGGCGATGCGGGGAGAAACGCCGGAGGCCCTGACCGACGCACAGGAAAACATCGTGTCCAGCCGTTATCGGGTGGGCCGGCTGTGGCCGTGGTGGACGCCATGGGTGGGCGCGCTGGCGCTGTTGGTGGTCGTCTATGCGGTTTTCGCGACCAGCCTGCACGGCACGAGCGAGCTGGTGCTGAAGGCGCTGGACGAAATACTCAAAAAGTGA
- the tssK gene encoding type VI secretion system baseplate subunit TssK encodes MTSRNPVIWSEGLFVKPQHFQQHARAAEHHVNQRVNGVSEHLYGFSELELNQEYLSFGKIAIVRARGVMPDGSVFDIPNDQPPPVPLPITDASAVNQTVYLTLPLRSDGVLEVQWPDTYANARYVTRSEEVRDTHSQEGDYVPMNLAALNLQLALERDDRSAFTGIALCRLLDRRPDGSLLLDETFYPTGISLNAIPPLKRYLGEIAGLMRERAKNIAERIGSPGQAGVADVTDFNLLLVLNRLHPLFLHLSRLRRVHPEQLYIAFSQACGELVTFTDEGRLPQEYPAYQHDDPRASFRVLEETLRRALSTVLQPRAVSLPIERQQYGVLTAAVHDRRLYAEADFILAVRARMPLDKLRQQFVQQAKVTSMERLGELVSLQLPGIPLLPLPVAPRHLPFHAGFTYFQFDRSHPSWQMMRETAGFGFHIAGDYPEMELQFWAIRSQ; translated from the coding sequence ATGACATCACGCAATCCCGTTATCTGGAGCGAGGGGCTTTTCGTCAAGCCCCAGCATTTCCAGCAGCACGCCCGCGCCGCCGAGCATCACGTCAACCAGCGCGTGAACGGCGTCAGCGAGCACCTCTATGGCTTCAGCGAGCTGGAGCTCAACCAGGAGTACCTGAGCTTCGGCAAGATCGCGATCGTGCGCGCGCGCGGCGTCATGCCGGACGGGAGCGTGTTCGACATCCCCAACGATCAGCCGCCGCCCGTGCCCCTGCCCATCACCGACGCGTCGGCCGTCAACCAGACGGTGTACCTGACCCTGCCGCTGCGCTCCGACGGCGTGCTGGAGGTGCAATGGCCCGACACCTACGCCAATGCCCGCTACGTGACGCGCAGCGAAGAGGTCCGCGACACGCACAGCCAGGAAGGCGACTACGTGCCCATGAACCTGGCCGCGTTGAACCTGCAATTGGCGCTGGAGCGCGACGACCGCAGCGCGTTTACCGGCATTGCCCTGTGCCGCCTGCTGGACCGGCGGCCCGACGGCAGCCTGTTGCTGGACGAGACGTTCTATCCCACCGGCATTTCGCTGAACGCGATTCCTCCGCTCAAGCGCTATCTCGGGGAAATTGCCGGGCTGATGCGAGAGCGCGCGAAGAACATCGCCGAGCGCATCGGCTCGCCCGGCCAGGCTGGCGTGGCCGATGTGACCGATTTCAATCTGCTGCTGGTGCTCAACCGCCTGCACCCCTTGTTCCTGCACCTGTCCCGATTAAGGCGCGTCCACCCGGAACAGCTTTACATCGCGTTCAGCCAGGCCTGCGGCGAGCTGGTCACGTTTACCGACGAAGGCCGCCTGCCCCAGGAGTATCCGGCCTACCAGCACGACGACCCGCGCGCCTCGTTCCGCGTGCTCGAAGAGACGCTGCGCCGCGCGCTGAGCACCGTGCTGCAGCCCCGCGCCGTATCGCTGCCCATCGAGCGCCAGCAGTACGGCGTGCTGACCGCGGCGGTGCACGACCGGCGCCTGTATGCCGAGGCCGATTTCATCCTGGCCGTGCGTGCGCGCATGCCGCTGGACAAGCTGCGGCAGCAGTTCGTGCAGCAGGCGAAGGTGACATCGATGGAAAGGCTGGGCGAACTGGTCAGCCTGCAGCTTCCCGGCATCCCCCTCTTGCCCCTGCCCGTCGCGCCCCGGCATCTGCCCTTTCATGCCGGATTCACGTACTTCCAGTTCGACCGCAGCCACCCGAGCTGGCAGATGATGCGCGAGACCGCCGGCTTTGGTTTCCACATTGCGGGGGACTATCCAGAAATGGAATTGCAGTTCTGGGCAATCAGGAGCCAATGA